In the genome of Cyclopterus lumpus isolate fCycLum1 chromosome 19, fCycLum1.pri, whole genome shotgun sequence, one region contains:
- the prph2a gene encoding peripherin-2a — MALMLIKFDMKKRVKLAQTVWFMYWFAVMAGVLVFSMGLFFKIELRKRSELMDNNESHFLPNLLILMGLVACGINAFGGKVCYDSLDPSKFVKWKPMLKCFLMVCVGFNALLLVTALLCFLMRIPLQFTLAEGLKNGMKYYKDTDTPGRCYMKRTLDLMQIEFRCCGNDNFRDWFEIQWVSNRYLDFSAKEVKDRIGSNVDGQYLMDGVPFSCCNPSSPRPCIQLQMTNNSAYYSYDHYTEELNVWKRGCRDSMLSYYGGLMNTIGLLVVLVTMLEVAVTIGLQYIDSSLSTLVNPEDPESESEGWILEKTVKETFTDIMDKMKSMGKGSKVDEGGEAAVATVS, encoded by the exons ATGGCGTTGATGTTGATCAAGTTCGACATGAAGAAGCGAGTGAAGCTCGCTCAGACGGTCTGGTTCATGTACTGGTTCGCCGTGATGGCCGGCGTGCTGGTCTTCAGCATGGGCCTGTTCTTTAAGATCGAGCTGCGGAAGCGCTCAGAACTTATGGACAACAACGAGAGCCACTTCCTGCCCAACCTGCTCATACTGATGGGTCTGGTGGCCTGCGGCATCAACGCCTTCGGGGGCAAAGTCTGCTACGACTCACTGGACCCTAGCAAGTTTGTGAAGTGGAAGCCCATGTTGAAGTGCTTTTTGATGGTCTGCGTGGGGTTCAACGCCCTGCTGCTGGTGACGGCCCTGCTGTGTTTCTTGATGAGGATCCCTCTGCAGTTCACGCTGGCCGAGGGGCTGAAGAAcggcatgaagtactacaaggaCACGGACACGCCGGGACGCTGCTACATGAAGAGGACCCTGGACCTGATGCAGATTGAGTTTCGTTGCTGCGGAAACGACAACTTCAGAGATTGGTTTGAGATTCAGTGGGTTAGCAACCGCTACCTGGACTTCAGCGCGAAGGAAGTCAAAGA CCGCATCGGGAGCAACGTGGACGGCCAGTATCTGATGGACGGAGTCCCGTTCAGCTGCTGTAACCCCAGCTCCCCCAGACCCTGCATCCAGCTCCAGATGACCAACAACTCGGCCTACTACAGCTACGACCACTACACGGAGGAGCTCAACGTGTGGAAGCGAGGCTGCCGCGACTCCATGCTGTCCTACTACGGAGGCCTGATGAACACCATCGGattgctggtggtgctggtcaCCATGCTGGAG GTCGCCGTGACCATCGGCCTGCAGTACATCGACAGCTCCCTGTCCACGCTGGTTAACCCGGAGGACCCggagagcgagagcgagggCTGgatcctggagaagacggtgaaggaGACGTTCACCGACATCATGGACAAAATGAAGTCCATGGGTAAAGGCAGCAAGGTGGATGAGGGGGGTGAGGCAGCGGTCGCCACGGTGAGCTGA
- the tbcc gene encoding tubulin-specific chaperone C, which produces MDAMPEFNRESGFAGESGAVKIQERLQKRHQARAEDAERRKEAKESKSVAEEQGEYFCSSFYTERASIEELLSGCSGADRAAVALLLEEVTARTLQLQKFLNDSTLFLTQYELRKAQDALQKLQSSLAEAREEALPRKKFAFRARAKATDKAPAADAPPPDAGAPADSGGAKVDGAAESVQCSFSNMDSVCLTKTAEEIQKRDVLLTHLTNCKVRLFGSPSTLHLKHIDSCEILCGPVSSSVFIDHCRNSTLAIPCQQLRTHHTTDTKVYLHVTSRAIIEDCRGVSFAPFSWSYPTLEEDYAVSGLDQGRNNWSQVDDFNWLAAGTHSPNWSVIPEADRRTNWDP; this is translated from the coding sequence ATGGACGCGATGCCCGAATTCAACCGGGAGTCTGGGTTTGCGGGCGAAAGCGGCGCCGTGAAGATACAAGAGCGACTCCAGAAGCGGCACCAGGCGAGGGCGGAGGACGCCGAGCGGAGGAAGGAAGCCAAGGAGAGCAAGTCGGTCGCGGAGGAACAGGGCGAGTACTTCTGCAGCTCTTTCTACACGGAGCGGGCGTCCATCGAGGAGCTGCTGTCCGGCTGCTCCGGAGCCGACCGGGCCGCGGTGGCTCTACTGCTGGAGGAGGTGACGGCCAGGACCCTCCAGCTGCAGAAGTTCCTGAACGACAGCACGTTGTTTCTCACGCAGTACGAGCTGAGGAAAGCCCAGGACGCTCTCCAGAAGCTCCAGTCCTCCCTCgccgaggccagagaggaggcccTGCCCAGGAAGAAGTTTGCCTTTCGAGCTCGCGCCAAAGCGACAGATAAAGCCCCTGCAGCTGACGCACCCCCACCTGATGCCGGCGCACCTGCAGATTCTGGTGGGGCCAAGGTGGATGGCGCTGCGGAGTCTGTGCAGTGCAGCTTCTCCAACATGGACAGCGTGTGTCTGACGAAGACTGCCGAGGAGATCCAGAAACGAGACGTGCTGTTGACTCACCTGACGAACTGCAAGGTCCGCCTGTTCGGTTCCCCCAGCACgctgcacctgaaacacatcGACAGCTGTGAGATCCTGTGTGGCCCCGTGTCCAGTTCGGTATTCATTGACCACTGCAGAAACAGTACTCTGGCCATCCCTTGCCAGCAGCTGCGTACccaccacaccacagacacaaagGTGTATCTGCACGTCACCAGCCGGGCCATCATCGAGGACTGTCGTGGCGTGAGCTTCGCCCCGTTCTCCTGGTCGTATCCCACCCTGGAGGAGGACTATGCCGTGTCTGGCTTAGACCAGGGCCGAAACAACTGGAGCCAGGTGGATGACTTCAACTGGCTCGCCGCAGGAACGCATTCCCCGAACTGGTCCGTCATTCCAGAAGCGGACAGGAGAACCAACTGGGATCCCTAG
- the bicral gene encoding BRD4-interacting chromatin-remodeling complex-associated protein-like, whose amino-acid sequence MDDEDDRHLLDILGDVDALNDYLHGSNSKSIEEDDVTNAAFGSDASFFSSDTVGSNSGLKDGSSSMGEFGDDSTGAGLQLSSSLSFIEDELGSGDSPGGVDLGGEDQPFDILQKSLMEADITEQTLAQEALLDSQPAPTLVQAPVPFPSQLVSGGYGGGVGMVTTATAAFPTGQFLQGVSQLPNGSAQHIQVLGSFGAGAGVMTLSNLERTPQLVLRPGAPVSAAGGAAAGGQVFAPTQGHVGQVGLPFKNIPLQNIIIQRGPGGTQTLVRPIQPKPLQSGAQTVYSLGLQPTPTTMANVVNANTASPGGQYTANGSIVVQPSLEQQQAQAQTNIPPGQFLMPSSLALTPASTIHNGPVDPNSNALINSQNAVQIVAGQNFTAPPGGQLILNQGVVSRSQVGGTVTQTWTGVSCASAAPVQTSCDPGRLTLVGPATAGISGQGQVLASPVQRLLVTQTPNCTSLSPLAGTVTQEQDYRQNSSSPALLSSIHAMTTMTQDSKLNSQVSAQKRPALPPLTRGELILLQLRKDHAGVETLDPRRFNSIDDALQRLLPYHVFQGAPPSQEEFSQVDDEFEVVATQVLMRTHVMVNKYRRLLMVEAERSSPSSEMVMIDRTFNQEERSNLTQDKRMILVDPDTFFEDFCCGMKSKLSQDPAPSPSSSSCSWNQSDRGSAEPPHRTDSQPGCGDPGGGGDVGPGAAERLHPPLLENKSVLELKRSQQHYGPSSGSNNSLLAANSYPQGNPSPFAATTRGQTNYQLSSQPMQPEYPAQLTSPPHGDTDSALEAAVNSILEC is encoded by the exons atggatgatgaggatgatcgACATCTTCTGGATATTTTAGG AGATGTGGATGCATTGAATGACTATCTCCATGGCAGCAACAGCAAGTCT ATTGAGGAGGATGATGTGACAAATGCAGCTTTCGGGTCAGACGCGTCCTTCTTTTCTAGCGACACG GTTGGCTCAAACTCTGGCCTCAAGGATGGCTCTTCTTCAATGGGGGAATTCGGCGACGATTCAACAGGGGCAGGCCTCCAGCTCTCCAGCAGCCTTTCATTTATCGAGGATGAATTGGGGTCCGGGGACTCCCCCGGAGGGGTGGATCTTGGGGGAGAGGACCAGCCCTTTGACATCCTACAGAAGTCTCTCATGGAGGCCGACATCACGGAGCAGACATTGGCCCAGGAGGCCTTACTAGACTCCCAGCCGGCTCCCACTCTGGTGCAGGCTCCCGTCCCCTTCCCCTCCCAGCTGGTCTCTGGGGGTTATGGAGGGGGCGTGGGTATGGTAACCACGGCGACAGCTGCGTTTCCCACAGGCCAGTTTCTGCAAGGAGTCTCCCAGCTGCCCAACGGCTCCGCCCAGCACATCCAGGTGTTGGGGTCCTTCGGGGCGGGTGCTGGTGTGATGACTCTGAGCAACCTGGAGAGAACTCCTCAGCTTGTGCTGAGGCCGGGCGCGCCTGTGTCCGCAGCAGGGGGGGCCGCAGCAGGGGGGCAGGTGTTTGCTCCGACCCAAGGGCATGTAGGTCAAGTGGGCTTACCTTTCAAAAACATCCCCCTtcaaaacatcatcatccagaGAGGCCCCGGAGGGACCCAGACTCTCGTCAGACCTATCCAGCCTAAACCGCTCCAATCTGGGGCTCAGACTGTCTACAGCCTCGGCCTCCAGCCCACTCCAACCACCATGGCTAATGTAGTTAACGCTAACACGGCTTCTCCTGGGGGGCAGTACACAGCCAATGGCTCCATTGTTGTGCAGCCCTCCCTGGAGCAGCAACAAGCGCAGGCCCAGACAAATATACCACCTGGACAGTTCTTGATGCCCAGCTCGTTGGCACTCACTCCAGCCAGCACCATCCACAACGGCCCCGTCGACCCCAACTCAAATGCCCTAATTAACAGTCAGAACGCGGTGCAGATCGTCGCAGGGCAGAACTTCACTGCGCCGCCGGGGGGCCAGCTCATTTTGAATCAGGGAGTCGTCAGTCGGAGTCAAGTTGGAGGAACCGTAACTCAAACATGGACCGGAGTTTCTTGTGCGAGCGCCGCCCCCGTTCAGACATCGTGCGATCCTGGGCGTCTGACTCTGGTTGGCCCGGCGACGGCGGGGATCAGCGGTCAAGGCCAAGTGTTGGCTAGTCCCGTTCAGCGCCTTCTAGTGACTCAAACTCCGAATTGCACTTCTCTGTCCCCTTTAGCTGGTACTGTGACGCAGGAGCAAGACTACAGACAG aATTCTTCCTCTCCTGCCCTCCTCAGCAGCATACATG CCATGACAACCATGACTCAAGATTCAAAGCTCAACTCTCAG GTCAGTGCTCAGAAGAGACCTGCCCTTCCGCCGCTTACAAGAGGAGAATT GATTTTACTACAGTTGAGGAAGGATCACGCTGGAGTTGAGACCCTCGATCCTCGTCGATTCAATTCCATCGACGATGCGCTGCAAAGACTCCTCCCGTACCACGTGTTCCAGGGGGCTCCACCCAGCCAGGAGGAGTTCTCACAGG TGGATGACGAATTTGAGGTAGTTGCAACTCAAGTGCTGATGAGGACCCATGTCATGGTGAACAAATACAGACGGCTACTGATGGTGGAAGCGGAG CGTTCCAGTCCGTCATCAGAAATGGTGATGATTGACAGGACCTTCAACCAAGAGGAGCGCAGCAACCTGACACAAGACAAACGCATGATACTCGTGGATCcag ACACCTTCTTCGAAGACTTCTGTTGCGGGATGAAATCCAAACTTTCCCAGGATCCCGCCCCCTCTCCGTCGTCGTCCAGCTGTAGCTGGAATCAGTCAGACAGAGGCTCCGCAGAGCCACCGCACAGGACAGACTCCCAGCCCGGGTGTGGAGACCCGGGAGGGGGCGGCGATGTAGGACCAGGTGCAGCGGAAAGACTCCACCCTCCGCTCTTGGAGAACAAGAGCGTCCTGGAACTGAAGAGATCCCAGCAACACTACGGGCCCAGCAGCGGGAGCAACAACAGCCTCCTCGCGGCCAACAGTTATCCCCAAGGTAACCCCTCACCCTTCGCAGCCACAACGAGAGGGCAGACGAACTACCAGCTGTCCTCCCAGCCGATGCAGCCCGAGTACCCCGCTCAGCTCACCTCACCCCCTCACGGCGACACAGACTCTGCTCTAGAGGCGGCGGTCAACAGCATCTTGGAATGTTAA